Proteins encoded in a region of the Thermoplasmata archaeon genome:
- a CDS encoding ATP-binding cassette domain-containing protein, with product MLNKVLELSNVSVVRDGRYILSSIDLELQKSENLAIIGPNGSGKTTLVQLLYGNIYPYYDEEHPSILRIFGQDRRNLFEFRKHVGLVSMDLQNLFGADTTVYEVICSGFFSSLDVFVDRTVTEEIDSKVISSATLIGVDNLLDRPVSNLSLGEMRRVLIARALVNEPEMLILDEPMTGLDISMRSKFRSMLDILSRQGINIILVTHDLSDIPPSIDHVVALKEGTILAEGSKKDVLKDDIISELYGESIKVIEDNGTYQMLVVGGE from the coding sequence ATGCTCAACAAGGTCTTGGAACTCAGTAACGTCTCTGTCGTCAGAGACGGAAGGTACATACTGAGTTCCATCGACCTTGAACTGCAAAAAAGTGAGAATCTAGCGATCATAGGGCCTAATGGGTCGGGGAAGACGACACTGGTCCAATTGCTCTACGGGAATATCTACCCCTACTACGATGAGGAACATCCATCGATTCTGCGCATATTCGGACAGGACAGACGCAATCTATTCGAATTCCGCAAACATGTGGGCCTGGTATCGATGGATCTTCAGAACTTGTTCGGAGCCGATACAACAGTTTATGAAGTGATATGTTCAGGTTTCTTCAGCAGTCTGGACGTGTTCGTTGACCGTACCGTTACCGAGGAGATAGATTCGAAAGTGATCTCATCAGCTACGCTCATAGGTGTCGATAATCTCCTGGATAGGCCCGTTTCAAATCTGTCTTTGGGAGAGATGAGGCGTGTCCTCATAGCAAGGGCTTTGGTCAATGAACCCGAGATGCTGATCTTGGATGAACCCATGACCGGTCTTGACATCTCCATGAGATCTAAGTTCAGATCCATGCTAGACATCCTGTCCAGACAGGGGATAAATATCATCCTGGTGACTCATGACCTTTCAGATATACCTCCTTCCATAGATCACGTAGTAGCACTGAAAGAAGGGACGATCCTAGCTGAAGGCTCCAAGAAAGATGTCCTGAAGGATGACATAATTTCCGAACTATACGGAGAAAGTATTAAGGTCATAGAAGATAACGGGACATATCAGATGCTGGTAGTAGGAGGTGAATGA